TATTTTGTTTGGTATGCAACACTATTTTGTTTGGTATGCAACACTATTTTGTTTTGGAAATACACTTATAAATGACACCAAATTATCTGGTAAATGACACCAAATTGTTTTGGAAATACACTTATAAATGACACCAAATTATCTGGTAAATGACACCAAATTGTTTTGGAAATACACTTATAAATGACACCAAATTATCTGGTAAATGACACCAAATTGTTTTGGAAATACACTTATAAATGACATAAATGACAATAAATGACAATAAATGACAACACAACATCATTTTGTTTGGTATGCAACACTATTTTGTTTGGTATGCAACACTATTTTGTTTGGTATGCAACACTATTTTGTTTGGTATGCAACACTATTTTGTTTGGTATGCAACACTATTTTGTTTGGTATGCAACACTATTTTGTTTTGGAATTGTTTTGTAAACGACATTAAAAAAAATATTAATGCTGTTGTATACCATGTAATTTTGTGTTAGAATTAGAATTAAAAAAAACAAGGAGGTCGCTCATGAAAAACGAAAAAAGTAAAACATATAATAATTTTGATACAGTAGTTCAAAGTAATTCAATAATAAAAGCAACCCATAACCTTACCAGAAACGAATTATTGACGTTTAAAAAACTCATTTCGATGGTAGATACTAAGAACGCTAATAGAAAAATTTACTTCACAAAAGCTGAATTAGTTGAATACTTATTTCCCCAAATTAAAGGTAAAGGAGTAGATACCTGCAATGAATATTATCTTAGAGCAAAAAACTATTGTAAAAAACTAATGGATATTATACTTGAATTTAACACAAAAGAGCGAACAACATGCATAGCGTTCTGCTCCAAACTCACCTGGGAAAATTATCAAAACTTAGTAGAATTATTTTTTACTCCTGACATAATGCCATATATATGCGAGATGAAAAAAAACTTTACCACTTACCAAATTGGAATGATACAAAAAATCAGATCTGCCTATGCTACACGCATTTATGAATACTGTAAAATGCATTTGCATAAAAGAAAATGGGTATGGGTAGAAAATCTAAATGAATTTAAAAAAATGTTAGGAGCCGAAAAAAAATACAAAAATAGATTTAACCAATTTAACGTAGCAATTCTTAAAAAATCCGTAACTGAAATCAATGAAAAAACCGACATCGCTGTCAGCTACAAAAAACTTAGAAACGGGAAAAATATTGACAGAATAGAGTTTACTGTAAAAAAATCTCTTAACTATATTCCAAAATAGCGCCAATTGTTTCCCCACTCTTCATTTCTTTTGCAGTTTAAAAGCATTTAAATACCCCTAGAAGCTTCTCAAATCATTTTTAGGTAATTATCTATACCCTGGAGATTTAAACGTCTCCTGAGGCTGTTTTTTTAATTCCTAGGTTTTTCTCGAGCGTTGGATAGTCTTTCCATTCGACTTCTATGAAAGCTTTATCGAAATCACTATAGTTCAAAGGCCTTTCTCCGCGATAAGACCAAGAGATATTGGGTATTGCGTTCATATTGTTCTCGAACGGGGTTAGAAGACCTCTATCGAATGTTTGTTTTATTTTTTGTATACTCTTAAATATTTTGCCGTAAATGGAGTAAATACCAATGATATTCTCACGCTCTTTCTTCCAGTTAATTTTTTTTGAAACGGCTAATTTTCTGATAAAGAAAGCGGCATATCTATACTTTTTATCATTTATTGAGAAATAATCATCAGGGATATATGCGAACAACTTCTTAGGAATCACCTCGTAGAACTCCTCAGAAAAGGGTATTGTTAAAATTCCTCTATGCAATGTTATTTCCCCGTCTATGAGTTTCATTTCTTTTATCATAAGCTCTTTTTTCTTTTTTTCTTTAATTTGATAATATTCGTATTCGATCTGGATATTATTGAGCAATTGGATGCTGTTTTTCATCTTCTCTAAAAAATTAGAACGGTCGCTTAAGCCTCTGATAAATTGATATTCATTCAAAAATAAAATAATTCTTCGGCTTTTCTTAGGTGTTTTTTTTGCCTCGATCAGAATCCAGTCTAGGAGCTTAATTGCATTAATATTAACAGAGAAGCCTTCTTTGATTTTGCTATAGTTAGTAACTGTAAGCGTTAAATTAGAATTCTCTAGTTTTACTGAAAATTCATCCATTTCGACATTATAATATACTCCTTTTTCCTTCAGTTGTTTTTTTTTAAGTATGTTTTTTTCATAACGGCAAGCGTAGTTAAAAGGTGTTTCTGCTTTATTATTTTGCAATAGATTTGCAATAGTATTATCGCTATTTTGAATATAATATACAGCATCAATTAAAGCATTAATGATTTTGTTTTGTGGCAATTTTTGATAAGTGCTCATGGTCTTTCCTCTATCCCTTTCTATTGGATTCTTAGTTCTGATTTTCATTCCTGTGGATACTGTGGATAACTTTTCTTTTTCTCGCGTTTTTTCTTTTCTTTTTATATCTTTTTATATCTTTTAGAGCCAAAAAAAAGGCCTTAATGATGCGGCTTATAGTTTAGATGTTGTCAAATTAATGAAAAATCCGAAATTCATATAAATTGCAATTAAAGTGCAATTAAAGTAAAGTGCAATACTGAACGAGAAATTCAAGCTAATAAACGGATTAAAAATCCTTAAAAAGGTTGCAACGTTGAAAATGGCTTTTGTTCGAATACATCATAAGCTGAGTGATAGTCGAAAAAGCACTTAAAAGGGACTATTCCATGCCTATTTTTCACGCAAGAAACAACAATTTCTCTAGGGGTTGCCTCTAAGGCCTTATTTAGTAATTCTTTTTTTTGTGAGCTATCTTTTGCTTCTTTGAAATTTTCTTGTAAAATAACACCTAGCTGAAAACCAAGAAGTACATCTGCTGTATACTCGATACTACCGCTTTCCTTGAAACTCTCAGTACCAAGTGTAGTTGAATAATTATCCCTATTTAGGCTAGAAATAAGAAAAATGGTAACTTCTAATTCTGAACTTATTTCCTTTAGGCCTTGGACATTATCATCTATTCTATTTTTATCGGAGTATGCTTTTTTGTCTGCTTCAGGCATAATTTGCAGGTAATCTACTACAACAAAAGGCTTTTTGCCATTCATTTTAATACAGTTTTTAATTTCATTTTTTATATATTTTAAATTCTGCTTTCTAGCATTAATATCAAAAACTTGTATGTTGGACCCAAACTGCTTAAATTTTCTTAGGCCTTCAAAGATAGTTTTATTCATTTTTCCGGAAATAATTTCACTAGACGGAATGGATTTTTTTCTATCAATCAAAAAAGCTTGTCTAGAAAGACTTTTAGAAAGAAATTGACACTCACCGATCTCAAGGCTAAAAATAAGAATTTGTTTCCCGTTGCTGGCCATTTGCTCACAGATTTGATGGACAAAGGTAGTTTTACCTACGCCAGTCGTACCTCCAAGAATATATAAGGATGGGAAAATCCCCCTCAAATTAGCGTCTAAATTGCCGAAACCCGTTTTGATCTTTTTGCATTCCTTGTGCAGTGAAATCGTTGCCGGATATTTTTCAAAAAATGTTTTCACCTGATTATTCGGATTTTTGATATTTTTTTTCTGATAATCTACACTTTTCCGAAATCCTTTTGGGTCAGCTGTATGCCAACTGTTAACATCCTTGTAGTGGGTCGGAATTTCAAGTTTTTTCACGAATTTATCGAAGGTTTTCATCGTATTATGGGCATTTTTACCTGCTTCGTCATTATCGAAAGCTGTAACGAATTTATATTTTTTTAGAATATTTATGTTTTTTTCTAAGATATTGCCTAACTTGCCTAAATGATTAACTCCACCTAAGGAAATTGCCTTCTCCCCTAGTACTTCTAAACTCAAAGCGTCGAATATTCCCTCCGTAACGAACAGTATTTCACAATTTGCTTTCTCATGCTCATACACATCTTTTAGAGCCTTTTTTTTAAGATAATCAGCGTTAAATAAAGGGATTTTACCTGTACTATTTAGATATTTTGCGTTTCCGTTATTACTTAGTACTCTCTTGGTATAAGCTACGACTTCTGGACCTTCCCAAATTGGCAATATAGCGCTTTTCTGGCCTTTCTCGACCGTAACGCATAACTTGTATTTTTTTATTAATTTTTCAGTTAAGCCTCTCTTTAAAAAGTAATTAAGGTCTTCTTTTTTTTGTTTCTGGTATATAGTTTCAACCTCTAGTGTAAAGTCTCTTTTTTTATCCTCTACAACATGGTTTTTTCTAACGGTATTTCTCCTTTTCTCTTGGCTCGTATAGCTTTGATAGCTTTCTTTTCCGCTATTAAAATAGGGTTCTCCAGCTAGTTCGCATAGTTCTCTATATGCCTGTTCAGGAGTAAGACCACAGACCTCTTCCAGAAACTTATAGGCTTTTCCGCCTTTACAACATTGGCTGAAACTACAGTAACTATTATTCTCCACGTAGATCGTAAAATGCCCCTTGTGACCGCATACTGGGCAAGGTTCTATCCCGTATATCCTATTGCCTATTTTCTTCACGCTATACCCTTTTTTTTGGGCTAATTCCAAAAGGCTAATTTTCGCTTCTAGCTCGTTGATTTTCATATGCTAATTTTCCTTTCTTTTTTGTTTTTTGTTAATGGTGTTTTTTTAATAAACAGGCAAAATAGCGGTTAAAAAAATAATTTTTATTATTCAATTTTCAAAGATCTGGACAAGAGATATTTGAAAGACTAGGCTGAATCTAGCCTTTTCTGCAAAAATAAAGAAACATCTTTTTTTGCATCATGGGTTTATCACTTTCCCTATTTCTAAGGGATTACGAAGGTATAACTTAAATAGCGCATTACCATGAACTTTCGCTACTACGGATTATTCTTTGGAGTTTTTTTCTTTTTGACTGGTTTTTCCAAACATTACCATTTCTGTTTCCACTTCGTCTAAATTTCTTAATTATTTATTATATTTTTTTGATATAAAATATAAAGTTTCATAGATAGGACACCGTGTGACTAAGGAGTAACTATCTTTATTCACCATTAACTATAGTACTTAAGTATTACTTAAGTACTACTTAAGTACTTAAATACTTAAGCATTTCAAGCGATAAAAAACCGCCTATTTATGGGCATTTCAGCTTATGCCGTGTGCGCTCAACCCCATGAATTATGTATTGAACCCCATGAATTATGTATTCAACCCCATGAATGTATTCAACCCCATGTTCGTTTGTATTCAACCCCATCTTTGCAATATATATATTGATTGCAACATATATTATTAATTTGGTTGATTACAATTTGAGCAAAAAAAACTCCTTTTTCTGAAGTAGCTCTCTACTGAATCAGACAGGTGCCAGTGACAGCATATGAGTTCAATCTCATCTATTATCTGTTTGACAGGAGTATCTCAGACCTGTGACTCAATTCTTTTTGCCTTTTGGCCGTCGTGGATAAAAGTAAAGCAATCGTTGCAGTACAGCTACCCCTCAATGGGAAGAATTCTGTCAAGACCCACATTCATATCCTTTATTCTAGAGTAAAATTTTACCTAGATAGGTGCCAGGATGGCTTATTTTTTACCATCATTTTATTCTGGACAGGACCGTCAAAACCTATATGTGTTTTTTATGTGTTTTTTATGTGTTTTTTATGTGTTTTTTATGTGTTTTTTATGTGTTTTTTATGTGTTTTTTATGTGTTTTTTATGTGTTTTTTTCTAACTTTTTCTGAATAGGCGAAGATAGTAAAACCTATGTTTTGTTGTATAATTTTAAAGGGTAGTTTATCTTCTGTTATTTCATAAACACCTCCTTTAAATTCACGTGATTCATTGTTAATACCCCCTTATTTATTTTTTTAAAAAAGGCTTTATATCCGCATATAAAACAGAGCCAAAAGCTTTTTTTACTTCAACGATAATTGACTTTCCTATTAATTCATCCTTCATTTCAAAAGGCACTTTAAACTTATCTTTAAATTTTTTGTATTGTCTGTTCTTTTTCACGGGATTAACATACCATTTACGCTCTTCATCCATATATTGAGCATACATCATTTTGCTTTGGTAGTTTTTGCTTCCGTAAGTGAAGTAAATAATAATACCAATACCATGATCTTCTACAGCTGTAATTTCCCCTTCTAGTATTTCTCCTGTTTCTTCTTCTGTGAATTTTTCTATAACAGCAACTTCAAAGAGAGAATTAAAATTATCATAAGCATAAATATCTTTTTTAATGCCAATGGCTTTCTTTAGTTCCATAAACGGGAGATTAAAGTATTCTTTACACCACGCCTCTACCTTCGCCGACTTTTCTTCGTTATCAATAAATTCACCATTATTATAGACTTGCTTATTAAATATTATTTCTCTAATTTCTCCTCGTTTTCGGTCTAAGAATACAAAAAGTGCTTTATTGTTATTATTGCTATAGGTAACCTCTACTAATTCTAGTTCTTTTAATATATTATCCATTATCTTCTCCTTTTGTTATTTTATTCTATTGTGTAAGCAAATAAATGCTCTTCTAAGAGGTTTGTAATTTTCTCTAATGCTATTTGTTGTGTTATAGAGATAGACACCTTACAAGGCAATTTAAAGGCGTTGAGCGCTCTTCTGCATTTTTGAGTCGATTTATCTTGTAAAACTAACGCTAAATTTAGGTGTTCCTGGTAATTTAGTAATAAAAATTGATTATTTGTCATTTTTTCTAAAACGTCTAAATCATTCTTTATTTTTTCAAAAAACACAACGAGCTCTTCCTCTATTTTTTTCATACTATAAGTTTTATTTAAATATTCATTTTTTATAAATTTATCAATTGTTAGCCAAGATATTTTATATATAAGTTGATTTCTCTTATTAAATAATTTTTCTATAGCGTTTTTTTTATTACTTCTCTCTGATTCTTCTAGGTCTCTCACTTTACTCCTAGCATCTTTCTCTGCCTCTTTAATACCTTGTATCAGTTCTTTTATTTGGCCCTCAAAGTGCAGATAAGGCGATAGGAGATCTTGTTTTATTTTTTTCTTGAGGCTATCTATTGCATATATTGTTTTATTTGCATTTGCTAGTATCTTCTTAACTTCTTTTACCGTTTTTTCATTGACTTCAGAATTGCGAATAAATTTACTAATTGTCTCTATATTTTCTTTCAAAACATCAAAATTACTAATAAATATCTTGTCTTTAGTATAAGTAATATCAGATTTTTTAAAAAATAATTGTAATTCATTATCCATATTACGGGGCCCTTTCTTGTAAATTTTATATAAAAAAAGATAATAATTAAATTATCTCTTAGTTTAGTTATTTAATTAGTTTAGTTATTTAATTAAAATATTAATAAAATTGTGTACTCTTATGGAGTTCTATAAATAAGCTATCTTCATTACGTCTATTCAGGTAATAAAAGGTTTTTGCCTCTTTAATACTTAAGTGTCTTATATTTTCCCGGGAACGATCATATCCACCCTTTTTAATAGCTTCGTTAAAATATTTCTCTAATTTTTTCTCATCGTAATTGCTTTCTATAAATAGATAATCATAAGGAATTTCAGGAGCATTGTCTAAGCTACTCGTATCCGTTGCATAAATAATATTATCTTGATCAAGACTTTCCCAAACATAACCATAAGTTAAGACACTATGATAACAGTTAAAGGCTTTAAAGGTATATTTTGAAACCTGATACGGCTTTGAAGAACTAATTATATTAATACGTATTCCTTTATCTTTAAGATAGCTATATACTTCATAATTACTAATAATCTTCACATGTGGAAACAACTGGGATATTTTTTTTAAAGCAGTAAAGTTCAGGTGATCTTGATGAATATGGGTTATAAGTAAATAACGAGTATTATAAAGAGCTTCTTCTGCTTTTTTAAAACTTACGCCAATATCGACCATAACATCATCAATAAGAACACAGTTCCCTTCTCTACTTGAGCTTCCTATTATTTCATAATTTACCATGACTCACCTTCTTAATATTTGCTTAATATTTGTTTTTTTGCATTAAAAAAGAGATAGCTCTTAACCGTCTCTTAATTAATAATTTTAACTTTATATGTATTGTAACTTATAAGGTTAAAATGGAAAATCTTTTAAATTTTTTTTATTTATAAACCCTTTAATAAAGGGCATTGTAGCTTATTATAAAAAACTTTTTTCGGTATTTAGGGTTACTTTTTACTTGTCAACCCCCCTGCTTGTTCCAAAATTACGTTATATATATTTTAAAAGCCTTTAAAATAGCGGCTTTGAGGCTCTTTTTTTTGATCCAAAATTTTCGTAAATTATATATGTCTAATAGTTCTGTTGATTGCTCTTTAATGCCTATATAAAGGGATATTTAACTAATGCTTAATGTATATAAATTTATTTTTATTTATACTTCTAGGATTCAAATATAACACATCTTAAAAAAACTGTCAAACTTTTATAGTATTTTTTTGTATTTACTTCAGCTTTTTCTCTAAATTTCATAACTTTTTGGGTTATAGCGTTAATTATCTCCTCACCTATTCATTTCTTTTGCCGTTTAAAAGCATTTAAATACCCCTAGAAGCTTCTCAAATCATTTTTAGGTAATTATCTATACCCTGGAGATTTGAACGTCTCCTGGGGCTGTTTAAAAAACAAACTTACAAATTGTAACTTACAAATCCTAATATAACAGTTATAATCATTGTGATAAATATAGCCTTTGAAGTATTTCTTTCCGCTGTTAATCTTTTTTCAGCCTCTTTACGCTCTTCACTTAATCTATCCTCAGCTATTTTACGCTCTTCACTTAATCTAGCCTCAGCTATTTTACGCTCTTCACTTAATCTTCTTTCTTCCGCTCTTAATCTTTTTTCAGCCTCTTTACGCTCTTCACTTAATCTTCTTTCTTCCGCTCTTAACCTAGCCTCAGCCTCTTTACGCTCTTCACTTAATCTAGCCTCAGCAAATCTTCTGTCTTCATCCATCTTAGCTAGAAATCTTTGCATAAACTTTTCGTGTTCATAAAAGACATCCTTTTCAACGTAGTTTTTATTTTCCATTTTAATCTCTCCTTAAAATATAATCTAGTTTCTTTATAATCTAGTTTCATTTGCCGTTTAAAAGCATTTAAATACCCCTAGAAGCTTCTCAAATCGTTCTTATGTATTAGTTTATATCCTGGAGATTTGAACGCCTCCTGAGGCTGTTTTTTTAATTCTTAGGTTTTAGTTTTTTAAAAGTTTGTCTTGTTGATTTAATATTTACTCAAAAACAAAGATTCAGCATACTATATATTTTTTATTTTTTATATTTATATATCGTAACACGCGAAACGCTTAGAGCCTTTGCTGCTTCTGTCACTGTAGCCATTGGATGTTCTTCAAGATAGTCCTTGACCATTTTTTCTTTTCTTGGTCTGCCATTTTCATTTCGCAATTCTCCATTTAGACGATCAAATTCCTGCATATATATAATTCTTTTTAAGTGATTTATTTGCTTACGGTAATTCCGCCTATTCTTTTGAATATGAATCCCTGTTAACTCAGAGATAGTCTCAATTGGAAAGGTAATATAGTCATCATTAAACGCCTTAAGGGCTGAAAGAACATCTGCTCTTGTAAAATGATTATCTTCAGTAGAAGTCAAGCTATCTAAATGATCTATCAGTGAAAAAGCATCGTTCTCAAGTTCTTCTCTACTTAAACCACACTTCTTTGCATAAATAGCAAGACACATCACACCATAATATCTATGCCCTTCACATATTTCAGATTTAACTTTTTTATGCCACCAGTCATATAGATCA
The endosymbiont 'TC1' of Trimyema compressum genome window above contains:
- a CDS encoding replication initiation protein → MKNEKSKTYNNFDTVVQSNSIIKATHNLTRNELLTFKKLISMVDTKNANRKIYFTKAELVEYLFPQIKGKGVDTCNEYYLRAKNYCKKLMDIILEFNTKERTTCIAFCSKLTWENYQNLVELFFTPDIMPYICEMKKNFTTYQIGMIQKIRSAYATRIYEYCKMHLHKRKWVWVENLNEFKKMLGAEKKYKNRFNQFNVAILKKSVTEINEKTDIAVSYKKLRNGKNIDRIEFTVKKSLNYIPK
- a CDS encoding DnaB-like helicase C-terminal domain-containing protein; amino-acid sequence: MPIWEGPEVVAYTKRVLSNNGNAKYLNSTGKIPLFNADYLKKKALKDVYEHEKANCEILFVTEGIFDALSLEVLGEKAISLGGVNHLGKLGNILEKNINILKKYKFVTAFDNDEAGKNAHNTMKTFDKFVKKLEIPTHYKDVNSWHTADPKGFRKSVDYQKKNIKNPNNQVKTFFEKYPATISLHKECKKIKTGFGNLDANLRGIFPSLYILGGTTGVGKTTFVHQICEQMASNGKQILIFSLEIGECQFLSKSLSRQAFLIDRKKSIPSSEIISGKMNKTIFEGLRKFKQFGSNIQVFDINARKQNLKYIKNEIKNCIKMNGKKPFVVVDYLQIMPEADKKAYSDKNRIDDNVQGLKEISSELEVTIFLISSLNRDNYSTTLGTESFKESGSIEYTADVLLGFQLGVILQENFKEAKDSSQKKELLNKALEATPREIVVSCVKNRHGIVPFKCFFDYHSAYDVFEQKPFSTLQPF
- a CDS encoding DUF1351 domain-containing protein — protein: MDNELQLFFKKSDITYTKDKIFISNFDVLKENIETISKFIRNSEVNEKTVKEVKKILANANKTIYAIDSLKKKIKQDLLSPYLHFEGQIKELIQGIKEAEKDARSKVRDLEESERSNKKNAIEKLFNKRNQLIYKISWLTIDKFIKNEYLNKTYSMKKIEEELVVFFEKIKNDLDVLEKMTNNQFLLLNYQEHLNLALVLQDKSTQKCRRALNAFKLPCKVSISITQQIALEKITNLLEEHLFAYTIE
- a CDS encoding MBL fold metallo-hydrolase; the encoded protein is MVNYEIIGSSSREGNCVLIDDVMVDIGVSFKKAEEALYNTRYLLITHIHQDHLNFTALKKISQLFPHVKIISNYEVYSYLKDKGIRINIISSSKPYQVSKYTFKAFNCYHSVLTYGYVWESLDQDNIIYATDTSSLDNAPEIPYDYLFIESNYDEKKLEKYFNEAIKKGGYDRSRENIRHLSIKEAKTFYYLNRRNEDSLFIELHKSTQFY